The proteins below are encoded in one region of Nocardioides marmorisolisilvae:
- a CDS encoding phospholipase D-like domain-containing protein, which produces MKLLRIVRRTLLAVLGLQLAFAIGLTLVDSYRRRGKKPKPFPTRPAKTVPVGTGTVTTYTFGQDLYEDMLAAIEGASKQVLLETYIWKGDEIGERFKRAVSDAAARGVDVHVIYDSFANLVVSPRFKRFPAGVKVLAYPVYAAGWRFFDLRRYGRDHRKILVVDDEVAFAGGYNIGSPYATEWRDTHCRITGPAVLDVKRAFADFWNLNRTKRFQMPRRRVQPLLTQTTTTWEPQIRVHRNVPRLWMFPIRTMYIEAINKAERNVWLTHAYFIPDENFIEALTSAAARGVDVRIVLPAKSNHIVADWISRGYFTVMLEAGIRIFRFHDAMVHAKTATIDGSWSTIGTANVDRLSMTGNYEINIEVIDNGLAAEMEKIFETDQSNCSELHMDEWRMRDIYRRFTEMFLNPLRHVL; this is translated from the coding sequence GTGAAGCTGCTGAGGATCGTACGGCGGACGCTGCTCGCCGTCCTGGGCCTCCAGCTCGCGTTCGCCATCGGGCTCACCCTCGTCGACTCCTACCGACGGCGGGGCAAGAAGCCGAAGCCGTTCCCCACCCGACCCGCGAAGACGGTGCCGGTCGGAACGGGCACGGTCACGACGTATACGTTCGGCCAGGATCTCTACGAGGACATGCTCGCCGCCATCGAGGGAGCCAGCAAGCAGGTCCTGCTCGAGACGTACATCTGGAAGGGCGACGAGATCGGCGAGCGGTTCAAGCGGGCGGTCTCCGATGCAGCAGCCCGCGGCGTGGATGTGCACGTCATCTACGACTCGTTCGCCAACCTGGTCGTCTCGCCGCGGTTCAAGCGCTTCCCGGCCGGGGTGAAGGTGCTCGCCTATCCGGTCTATGCCGCCGGCTGGCGGTTCTTCGACCTGCGCCGCTACGGCCGGGACCACCGCAAGATCCTGGTGGTCGACGACGAGGTCGCGTTCGCCGGCGGCTACAACATCGGGTCCCCCTACGCGACCGAATGGCGTGACACCCACTGCCGGATCACCGGCCCGGCCGTCCTCGACGTCAAGCGCGCGTTCGCCGACTTCTGGAACCTCAACCGGACCAAGCGGTTCCAGATGCCTCGCCGCAGGGTGCAGCCGCTGCTCACCCAGACGACCACCACCTGGGAGCCGCAGATCCGGGTGCACCGCAACGTGCCGCGACTGTGGATGTTCCCGATCCGGACGATGTACATCGAGGCGATCAACAAGGCCGAGCGGAACGTGTGGCTCACGCACGCCTACTTCATCCCCGACGAGAACTTCATCGAGGCGCTGACCTCCGCGGCGGCGCGAGGGGTCGACGTACGCATCGTGCTGCCGGCGAAGTCCAACCACATCGTCGCGGACTGGATCTCGCGTGGCTACTTCACCGTCATGCTCGAGGCGGGGATCCGGATCTTCCGGTTCCACGACGCGATGGTGCACGCCAAGACCGCGACCATCGACGGCTCCTGGTCGACGATCGGCACCGCCAACGTCGACCGGCTGAGCATGACGGGCAACTACGAGATCAACATCGAGGTCATCGACAACGGGCTCGCGGCCGAGATGGAGAAGATCTTCGAGACCGACCAGTCCAACTGCAGCGAGCTGCATATGGACGAGTGGCGGATGCGCGACATCTACCGTCGCTTCACCGAGATGTTCCTCAATCCGCTGCGCCACGTGCTCTGA
- a CDS encoding sulfotransferase family protein, whose protein sequence is MDAVVTPTWLVDRAMAATELRDLGDPHFEPVLQAWCDDLTSPLLSDSGRSQLARQAERNLQVRLGVIDTLERHPEIHDVQLPRVVRIMGFPRSGTTLLHNLMARRPGSRSLLRWELVAPVPPPEADTYATDPRIGKVQRGVDALRGSELEHMHWVEATDPEECAWGFFDLSGLMGRSPTDLMSTWTATVFPGRPRRQAYEEYRALVQLLLWHNPLPADGVLVLKCPTDVDQAATFLEAFPEASLVLCHRDPHRIVTSSCHIKDVVQNPWLVDPRDPGRDDRGQAIRIPLVCADAMVDVADAFPDRVVNVRYPDLMADPVAAVVRAYEQLDIAVSPETGEEIRGFVRRQRQGGRATPPPTYGSYGYTAEAVWALPAMHRYVTRFGLSPETERITEPAP, encoded by the coding sequence ATGGATGCCGTTGTCACCCCGACCTGGCTGGTCGACCGCGCAATGGCAGCCACCGAGCTCCGAGACCTCGGTGACCCGCACTTCGAGCCTGTGCTTCAGGCATGGTGCGACGACCTCACCTCCCCGTTGCTGTCCGACTCGGGTCGTTCGCAGCTGGCCCGGCAGGCGGAGCGGAACCTGCAGGTCCGCCTGGGAGTCATCGACACGCTCGAGCGCCACCCCGAGATCCACGACGTGCAGCTGCCCCGAGTGGTCCGGATCATGGGGTTCCCGCGCTCCGGGACGACGCTCCTGCACAACCTGATGGCACGACGGCCCGGCTCCCGTTCCCTGCTCCGCTGGGAGCTCGTCGCACCGGTCCCGCCGCCCGAGGCGGACACCTATGCCACAGATCCGCGCATCGGCAAGGTCCAGCGCGGGGTGGATGCGTTGCGCGGCAGCGAGCTGGAGCACATGCACTGGGTCGAGGCGACCGACCCCGAGGAATGCGCCTGGGGGTTCTTCGACCTGAGCGGCCTCATGGGCCGCAGCCCCACCGACCTGATGAGCACCTGGACCGCCACCGTGTTCCCGGGCCGACCGCGCCGGCAGGCCTACGAGGAGTACCGCGCGCTCGTGCAGCTCCTGCTCTGGCACAACCCACTGCCCGCCGACGGCGTACTCGTCCTCAAGTGCCCCACCGACGTCGACCAGGCCGCGACCTTCCTCGAGGCGTTCCCCGAGGCCAGCCTGGTCCTCTGCCACCGCGACCCCCATCGCATCGTGACCTCGAGCTGCCACATCAAGGACGTCGTCCAGAACCCCTGGCTGGTCGATCCCCGCGACCCCGGACGTGACGATCGTGGCCAGGCGATCAGGATTCCGCTCGTCTGCGCAGACGCCATGGTCGACGTTGCCGACGCCTTCCCCGACCGGGTGGTCAACGTGCGCTATCCCGACCTGATGGCCGACCCGGTCGCCGCCGTCGTCCGCGCCTACGAACAGCTCGACATTGCGGTGTCGCCCGAGACGGGAGAGGAGATCCGAGGATTCGTACGACGCCAGCGCCAGGGCGGTCGCGCGACACCGCCCCCGACGTACGGCTCCTACGGCTACACCGCGGAGGCGGTCTGGGCGCTCCCGGCCATGCACCGCTACGTGACCCGCTTCGGCCTGAGCCCCGAGACGGAGCGGATCACCGAGCCGGCGCCCTGA
- a CDS encoding long-chain fatty acid--CoA ligase, which yields MRSTMQDAQLTIGSIMRHGTTVHRDSEVVTATPDGSRRTSYGELGARVARLANALRSLGISGDQRVGTFQWNNVEHLEAYLAVPSMGAVLHTLNIRLFPDQLVYIANHAEDQLVIVDDSLVPLLAPHLPSMSTVRQVLVAGPDAAAADLDSLRSSGKEVLLYEDLLADQPEDFDWPEVDERDAAAMCYTSGTTGNPKGVVYSHRSAWLHSQMACTGAVAGLSYHDRILPIVPMFHANAWGLAYAGLMSGASLCMPDRWLQAEPLVRFINETGPTISGAVPTVWNDVLGYLDQHPEVALDSLHLILCGGSAVPVSLQKALAERHGIEVRQAWGMTETSPVATAAGVPLGVEGDEVWRYRGGQGRLVCGVEARIVGDDLTALPEDGEAVGEVEVRGPWVTAAYYRPEAADADEAAAKFHDGWLRTGDVGTLDELGYITLTDRAKDVIKSGGEWISSVDLENALMAHPDVVEAAVIGIPDEKWQERPLASVVLREGATTTVAELRDFLAEDFAKWQLPDAFAFIKQVPRTSVGKFDKKVIRKWYAEGEVQVVRPGSESGAVGQSAS from the coding sequence ATGCGCAGCACGATGCAGGACGCCCAGCTCACCATCGGCTCGATCATGCGGCACGGCACGACCGTGCACCGTGACTCCGAGGTGGTGACCGCCACACCGGACGGCTCGCGCCGGACGTCGTACGGCGAGCTGGGCGCCCGTGTCGCCCGGCTCGCGAACGCGCTGCGCAGCCTCGGCATCTCCGGCGACCAGCGCGTCGGCACGTTCCAGTGGAACAACGTCGAGCACCTCGAGGCCTACCTCGCGGTGCCCTCGATGGGCGCGGTGCTGCACACGCTCAACATCCGGCTGTTTCCCGATCAGCTGGTCTACATCGCGAACCATGCCGAGGACCAGCTGGTCATCGTGGACGACTCGCTGGTGCCGCTCCTCGCGCCGCACCTGCCGTCGATGAGCACCGTCCGGCAGGTACTGGTGGCCGGTCCCGACGCGGCAGCCGCCGACCTCGACTCGCTCCGGTCCAGCGGCAAGGAGGTCCTGCTCTACGAGGACCTGCTCGCCGACCAGCCCGAGGACTTCGACTGGCCGGAGGTGGACGAGCGGGACGCTGCGGCGATGTGCTACACCAGCGGTACGACGGGCAACCCGAAGGGCGTCGTCTACAGCCACCGCTCGGCCTGGCTGCACTCCCAGATGGCATGCACCGGCGCCGTCGCGGGGCTCTCCTACCATGACCGGATCCTGCCGATCGTGCCGATGTTCCACGCCAATGCCTGGGGCCTCGCCTACGCCGGACTGATGAGCGGGGCATCGCTGTGCATGCCGGACCGCTGGCTCCAGGCCGAGCCGCTGGTTCGGTTCATCAACGAGACCGGGCCCACCATCTCCGGGGCGGTGCCGACGGTGTGGAACGACGTGCTCGGCTACCTCGACCAGCACCCCGAGGTGGCGCTGGACAGCCTGCACCTGATCCTCTGCGGGGGATCCGCGGTGCCGGTCAGCCTGCAGAAGGCGCTCGCGGAACGCCACGGCATCGAGGTGCGGCAGGCGTGGGGGATGACGGAGACCTCGCCGGTCGCCACCGCGGCCGGCGTACCGCTGGGCGTCGAGGGGGATGAGGTGTGGCGCTATCGCGGCGGCCAGGGCCGACTGGTGTGCGGGGTCGAGGCTCGCATCGTCGGCGACGACCTGACAGCGCTGCCCGAGGACGGCGAGGCGGTCGGTGAGGTCGAGGTGCGCGGACCCTGGGTGACCGCGGCCTACTACCGGCCGGAGGCGGCCGACGCGGACGAGGCCGCGGCGAAGTTCCACGACGGCTGGCTGCGCACGGGGGATGTCGGGACCCTCGACGAGCTCGGCTACATCACCCTCACCGACCGGGCCAAGGACGTGATCAAGTCCGGCGGCGAGTGGATCTCCTCGGTCGACCTGGAGAACGCGTTGATGGCGCATCCTGACGTGGTCGAGGCCGCGGTGATCGGCATCCCCGACGAGAAGTGGCAGGAACGGCCCCTGGCCTCCGTCGTCCTGCGGGAGGGCGCGACCACCACCGTCGCGGAGCTTCGCGACTTCCTGGCCGAGGACTTCGCCAAGTGGCAGCTGCCCGACGCGTTCGCCTTCATCAAGCAGGTCCCACGGACCTCGGTCGGGAAGTTCGACAAGAAGGTCATCCGGAAGTGGTACGCCGAGGGTGAGGTCCAGGTGGTCCGGCCCGGATCCGAGTCGGGAGCGGTCGGCCAGTCGGCGTCGTGA
- a CDS encoding SDR family oxidoreductase has protein sequence MSRRLRPAPDREVFLTGAASGIGRATAELVASHGSRVHLTDRNGPQLDEVAAGIRRSGGRVGLVETADIADHDAMHALATRLTAEYGAMDVVMNIAGIAAWGTVSAMPHETWRRLVEINLMGPIHVIEELVPPMIDARRGGHLVNVSSAAGIIGMPWHAGYSASKFGLRGVSEVLRFDLARDHIGVSLVCPGGVDTGLTETVEIAGVDNASPRFRKARERFRSHAVSPEQAAASIVRGLERNRYWVYTSPDIRMAHLAQRYFPPGYSAAMHVLNRAANRALPDVQRARRPEVQG, from the coding sequence ATGTCCCGACGTCTGCGTCCTGCCCCCGACCGCGAGGTCTTCCTGACCGGCGCCGCCAGCGGCATCGGCAGGGCCACCGCCGAGCTGGTGGCGAGCCACGGCTCCCGGGTGCACCTGACCGACCGCAACGGCCCCCAGCTGGACGAGGTCGCCGCCGGCATCCGCCGTTCGGGGGGTCGGGTCGGCCTGGTCGAGACGGCCGACATCGCCGACCACGACGCGATGCACGCACTCGCGACGCGGCTCACCGCCGAGTACGGCGCCATGGACGTCGTGATGAACATCGCCGGCATCGCCGCCTGGGGGACGGTCAGCGCGATGCCCCACGAGACCTGGCGACGTCTGGTGGAGATCAACCTGATGGGCCCGATCCACGTGATCGAGGAGCTCGTCCCACCCATGATCGACGCGCGGCGCGGCGGACACCTGGTCAACGTCTCCTCAGCCGCGGGAATCATCGGGATGCCCTGGCACGCCGGCTACAGCGCCAGCAAGTTCGGCCTCCGTGGCGTCTCGGAGGTGCTTCGGTTCGACCTCGCCCGAGACCACATCGGGGTCAGCCTGGTCTGCCCGGGCGGCGTGGACACCGGCCTGACCGAGACGGTGGAGATCGCCGGCGTCGACAACGCCAGCCCGCGGTTCCGCAAGGCCCGGGAGCGCTTCCGCAGCCACGCCGTCAGCCCTGAGCAGGCGGCCGCGTCGATCGTGCGCGGACTCGAGCGCAACCGCTACTGGGTCTACACCTCGCCCGACATCCGGATGGCTCACCTGGCGCAGCGCTACTTCCCACCGGGCTACAGCGCGGCGATGCATGTGCTGAACCGCGCGGCGAACCGTGCGCTCCCCGACGTGCAACGGGCCCGCAGGCCGGAGGTCCAGGGGTGA
- a CDS encoding carboxymuconolactone decarboxylase family protein, whose protein sequence is MTGPRITPGGLRENGPLIWGFAQIAGRVTGTTPPNVFSTLGRGRGLFWGWLHFSGKLMPGGKLPRRLTELAIIRVAHLRGCQYELDHHVRLGRRAGVTAEDLERVYAGPDTDGWTPAEQALLRAVDELVHEKDISDPTWTALRSAYDDRRVLELVMLVGHYDALATTLLTLRVQPDRRR, encoded by the coding sequence GTGACCGGCCCCCGCATCACGCCCGGAGGTCTCCGCGAGAACGGCCCGCTGATCTGGGGCTTCGCCCAGATCGCCGGCAGGGTCACCGGCACCACTCCGCCGAACGTGTTCAGCACGCTCGGCCGGGGCCGTGGGCTGTTCTGGGGCTGGCTGCACTTCTCCGGCAAGCTGATGCCCGGCGGCAAGCTCCCCCGCCGACTCACCGAGCTCGCGATCATCAGGGTGGCCCATCTGCGCGGGTGCCAGTACGAGCTGGACCATCACGTCCGCCTCGGCCGACGGGCCGGGGTGACTGCAGAGGACCTCGAACGGGTGTACGCCGGCCCGGACACCGACGGTTGGACACCTGCCGAGCAGGCCCTGCTCCGAGCCGTCGACGAGCTGGTGCACGAGAAGGACATCTCCGACCCGACGTGGACGGCGCTCCGCTCGGCGTACGACGACCGCCGGGTGCTCGAGCTGGTGATGCTGGTGGGCCACTACGACGCCCTGGCCACCACTCTTCTCACGCTGCGCGTGCAGCCCGACCGCCGTCGCTGA
- a CDS encoding MlaD family protein, with the protein MSAVGVFVVFVLCVAYIVSGVLGTPLTSRPRNVKVELTATGGLFEGSAVTYRGVHVGRVTHIDFTPTGVQATAELTSSTKIPSDTRAVVRSLSPVGEQYLDLQPPDDHGPWLQDGSTIAATSTDIPKTLATTVIAVNKLLGQIDPKKLHTVLDEASKAFSGTSGDLAQLTDQGRLLVNDLNRYWPQADRLITNGRTVLDIGTDNAARIRRLSRDFKTFAAFLKGYNPELTRTLKAAPDQIAQIRRIVRDADAVLPRFLSVGAELTGLLASYDPHLRALLANFSPGLGVLAKAIRGRSLQLNIIGQRDHYCSYGTSERDPKSVVRRPMNPNGRCADPGKYLQRGAMHAPGPVR; encoded by the coding sequence GTGAGCGCAGTCGGCGTGTTCGTGGTGTTCGTCCTGTGCGTCGCGTACATCGTCAGCGGTGTGCTGGGCACTCCGCTGACGTCGCGGCCCCGCAACGTCAAGGTCGAGCTGACCGCGACGGGCGGCCTCTTCGAGGGCTCGGCGGTGACCTACCGGGGCGTGCACGTCGGGCGGGTGACCCACATCGACTTCACCCCGACCGGCGTCCAGGCGACGGCCGAGCTGACCAGCTCGACGAAGATCCCGAGCGACACCCGTGCCGTCGTCCGCTCGTTGTCCCCGGTGGGCGAGCAGTACCTGGACCTCCAGCCGCCGGACGACCACGGCCCGTGGCTTCAGGACGGCAGCACCATCGCGGCGACGTCGACCGACATCCCGAAGACCCTGGCGACCACCGTCATCGCGGTCAACAAGCTGCTCGGCCAGATCGACCCGAAGAAGCTGCACACCGTCCTCGACGAGGCGAGCAAGGCGTTCTCGGGCACCAGCGGCGACCTGGCGCAGCTCACCGACCAGGGCAGGCTGCTCGTCAACGACCTGAACCGCTACTGGCCGCAGGCCGACCGTCTGATCACCAACGGGCGAACGGTGCTCGACATCGGCACCGACAACGCCGCACGGATTCGTCGGCTCTCGCGGGACTTCAAGACGTTCGCAGCATTCCTCAAGGGCTACAACCCGGAGCTGACCAGGACCCTCAAGGCTGCTCCGGACCAGATCGCTCAGATCCGCAGGATCGTCCGTGACGCCGACGCGGTGCTGCCGAGGTTCCTCTCCGTGGGGGCCGAGCTGACCGGGTTGCTGGCCTCCTACGACCCGCATCTGCGGGCGCTGCTGGCGAACTTCTCGCCGGGCCTGGGCGTGCTCGCGAAGGCCATCCGGGGCAGGTCGCTCCAGCTCAACATCATCGGCCAGCGCGACCACTACTGCTCCTACGGCACCAGCGAGCGGGACCCGAAGAGCGTCGTGCGACGGCCGATGAACCCGAACGGTCGGTGCGCCGACCCCGGCAAGTACCTCCAGCGCGGCGCGATGCACGCGCCTGGACCGGTGCGCTGA
- a CDS encoding MCE family protein: MRRAPILIVVSSVLALVLSGCAGPTFSSLPLPGSGQSGKTIAVTADFGEALNLANGAAVRVNGVDAGRVTKVTAHDFKARVTMDIRTDAKVRSGATARLRYTTPLGELFVDLRNPTTGALLTNGAVLGEHSTSTAPTVEDALASASLLINGGGLSQLQTITTEANKALGGHENNIRDLLERSGRMLTQVNAASGDIDRTLNALNSVSLMLHQRRQIIHRALVDVRPASRVLRANLANITNLLSSLEKFGGTANSVVRQTRTQLLSMIRKAGPILQELVSVRSVFPATLQAIVALSKLIDRVAPGDYLNLGTHLRVDQFILGGKTIGVGTLLGGTGTGGGLLGGLLGSLGTKVSTNLANNLSTGVAQELLSGLTGGQRKAGSGTGSKSGATSGGSDVVGGLLGGLLGGGQ, translated from the coding sequence ATGCGCCGAGCTCCGATCCTGATCGTCGTGTCGAGCGTGCTGGCCCTGGTGCTCAGCGGCTGCGCCGGCCCGACGTTCTCCTCGCTGCCGCTCCCGGGCTCCGGGCAGTCCGGGAAGACCATCGCCGTGACCGCCGACTTCGGCGAGGCGCTCAACCTCGCGAACGGCGCCGCGGTCCGCGTCAACGGCGTCGACGCCGGGCGCGTCACGAAGGTCACCGCCCACGATTTCAAGGCGCGGGTGACCATGGACATCCGCACGGACGCGAAGGTGCGGTCCGGCGCCACGGCCCGACTGCGCTACACCACGCCGCTCGGCGAGCTCTTCGTCGACCTGCGCAACCCCACGACGGGCGCGTTGCTCACGAACGGCGCCGTGCTCGGCGAGCACAGCACCAGCACGGCACCGACCGTCGAGGACGCGCTGGCCTCGGCGTCGTTGCTGATCAACGGTGGCGGACTGTCCCAGCTGCAGACGATCACCACCGAGGCAAACAAGGCCCTGGGGGGACACGAGAACAACATCCGCGACCTGCTGGAGCGGTCTGGTCGGATGCTGACCCAGGTCAACGCCGCCTCGGGCGACATCGACCGCACGTTGAATGCCCTGAACAGTGTGTCGCTGATGCTGCACCAGCGTCGGCAGATCATCCATCGGGCCCTGGTCGACGTACGCCCTGCCTCCCGGGTGCTGCGGGCGAACCTGGCGAACATCACGAACCTGCTGTCCAGCCTGGAGAAGTTCGGGGGGACGGCGAACTCCGTGGTCCGGCAGACCCGGACCCAGTTGCTGTCGATGATCCGCAAGGCGGGTCCGATCCTTCAGGAGCTGGTCTCGGTCCGCAGCGTGTTCCCGGCGACGCTGCAGGCCATCGTCGCGCTGAGCAAGCTGATCGACCGGGTCGCACCCGGCGACTACCTCAACCTGGGCACGCACCTGCGCGTGGACCAGTTCATCCTCGGAGGCAAGACGATCGGCGTCGGCACGCTGCTGGGCGGCACCGGCACGGGCGGCGGACTCCTCGGCGGCCTGCTGGGCAGCCTCGGCACCAAGGTCAGCACGAACCTGGCCAACAACCTCAGCACCGGAGTTGCCCAGGAGCTGCTCTCCGGGCTCACCGGCGGTCAGCGCAAGGCCGGCAGCGGGACCGGCTCGAAGTCCGGTGCCACGTCAGGCGGCTCCGACGTGGTCGGTGGCCTGCTCGGTGGGCTCCTCGGAGGTGGCCAATGA
- a CDS encoding MCE family protein, whose amino-acid sequence MATATMSRARTAGAAVLVLVMLVCASACSVGTFSVGSKKTEVTAYFTDTAGVFVGNDVGVLGVPIGKITSIVPEGPRVKVTMEVDGDQPIPAGAAAVVVPRSVATDRYIELTPVYRSGPRMQSGAVIPVDRTRTPVEFDEVLASLSKLANGLSGKASTRNAIKRLLDTQSTALRGKGDLINRSIRSLAAAANGISAQRQNATSSLVALDKLTQTLATNQGTVRQFIKQVASASSLLASERQNFRTSLRSVTRMIRVVAQFAKENRGEINTTVRRTNDVMRTVLDKRRSVGEVLRVMPLAVQNLERMLGPGNRLVVRLDITKLLPVIGPLLSQICTTMPGDLCNAIGLDPNALSDVLGNLLGGAK is encoded by the coding sequence ATGGCGACCGCGACGATGAGCCGTGCGCGAACCGCCGGGGCCGCCGTGCTGGTCCTGGTGATGCTGGTGTGCGCCTCTGCGTGCTCGGTCGGGACGTTCTCGGTGGGCAGCAAGAAGACGGAGGTGACGGCGTACTTCACCGACACCGCGGGCGTCTTCGTCGGCAACGACGTCGGAGTGCTCGGCGTGCCGATCGGCAAGATCACCTCGATCGTGCCGGAGGGCCCCCGGGTCAAGGTGACCATGGAGGTCGACGGTGACCAGCCGATCCCGGCAGGGGCCGCCGCCGTCGTGGTCCCACGGTCGGTGGCCACGGACCGCTACATCGAGCTGACCCCCGTCTACCGATCCGGTCCGCGGATGCAGAGCGGCGCGGTGATCCCTGTGGATCGCACCAGGACGCCGGTCGAGTTCGATGAGGTGCTGGCCTCGCTGAGCAAGCTCGCGAACGGGCTGAGCGGCAAGGCGTCGACCCGCAACGCCATCAAGAGGCTGCTCGACACCCAGTCCACGGCTCTCAGGGGCAAGGGTGACCTGATCAACCGGTCGATAAGGTCGCTGGCCGCGGCTGCCAACGGAATCTCCGCGCAGCGCCAGAATGCGACGTCCTCGCTGGTCGCGTTGGACAAGCTCACCCAGACCCTCGCGACCAACCAGGGCACCGTCCGCCAGTTCATCAAGCAGGTCGCCTCGGCGAGCTCGCTGCTGGCCTCCGAGCGGCAGAACTTCCGCACGTCGTTGCGCTCCGTGACTCGGATGATCCGGGTGGTGGCTCAGTTCGCGAAGGAGAACCGGGGCGAGATCAACACCACGGTGCGGCGTACCAACGACGTGATGCGCACCGTGCTGGACAAGAGACGGTCGGTGGGTGAAGTACTCCGGGTGATGCCGCTCGCGGTGCAGAACCTCGAGCGGATGCTGGGACCGGGGAACCGGTTGGTGGTGCGGCTGGACATCACCAAGCTGCTTCCGGTGATCGGGCCGCTGCTGAGCCAGATCTGCACGACAATGCCCGGTGACCTGTGCAACGCGATCGGGCTGGATCCGAATGCGCTCAGCGACGTGCTCGGCAACCTGCTAGGTGGTGCGAAGTGA
- a CDS encoding MlaD family protein, with product MKALANRDPFRLGLVTIAVGVVLGLGVLLISVIPFGKSTYTAVLEQSAGLRAKEDVQVSGVRVGEVRSVKLVGSAVHVTFTVDKGIHLGSRTTAAVKVATLLGTHLLAVTPEGSGNLPHDTIPISRTSVPFNLQDVLDQGTHRVEQLDSAKLAKLFSTMARELAPSTQQFGPALQGVVRLSDDVARRSDQFGALLKAARSVTGQLSASSGDLIGLMKQTDLVVSEVTARRAAIHRLLVEARRLAHNVNAVIGQTKADVHPALRALNGALAELHRQDGTLRHVLDTMAPAVRYIANASGNAPYGDLHTYNNAGIIPPNDGIGCKLAGNC from the coding sequence ATGAAGGCGCTCGCCAACCGCGATCCGTTCCGACTGGGACTGGTCACGATCGCCGTCGGAGTCGTCCTCGGCCTCGGGGTACTCCTGATCTCGGTGATCCCCTTCGGCAAGAGCACCTACACCGCGGTGCTCGAGCAGTCGGCGGGTCTGCGGGCGAAGGAGGACGTCCAGGTCAGCGGCGTGCGCGTCGGGGAGGTGCGCTCGGTGAAGCTGGTCGGCTCGGCCGTCCACGTCACCTTCACCGTCGACAAGGGCATCCATCTCGGGTCGCGCACGACGGCCGCGGTGAAGGTCGCCACCCTGCTCGGGACCCACCTGCTCGCGGTGACGCCGGAGGGGAGCGGCAACCTCCCCCACGACACCATCCCGATCTCGCGGACGTCGGTGCCGTTCAATCTGCAGGACGTGCTCGACCAGGGCACCCATCGGGTCGAGCAGCTCGACTCCGCCAAGCTCGCGAAGCTGTTCTCCACCATGGCACGGGAGCTCGCGCCGTCGACGCAGCAGTTCGGCCCCGCCTTGCAGGGGGTGGTCAGGCTGTCCGACGACGTGGCCAGGCGCAGCGACCAGTTCGGCGCACTGCTGAAGGCGGCGCGCAGCGTGACCGGACAGCTGTCGGCGAGCAGCGGGGACCTGATCGGCCTGATGAAACAGACCGATCTCGTGGTCTCCGAGGTCACCGCCCGCCGCGCTGCGATCCACCGGCTGCTCGTGGAGGCACGTCGGCTGGCGCACAACGTCAACGCGGTCATCGGCCAGACCAAGGCCGACGTGCACCCCGCACTCCGGGCACTCAACGGGGCCCTCGCCGAGCTGCACCGTCAGGACGGCACGTTGCGCCATGTGCTGGACACGATGGCTCCGGCGGTGCGATACATCGCCAACGCCTCCGGCAACGCGCCGTACGGCGACCTGCACACCTACAACAACGCCGGGATAATCCCGCCCAACGACGGCATCGGCTGCAAGCTTGCGGGGAACTGCTGA